The proteins below come from a single Ahaetulla prasina isolate Xishuangbanna chromosome 16, ASM2864084v1, whole genome shotgun sequence genomic window:
- the HDHD3 gene encoding haloacid dehalogenase-like hydrolase domain-containing protein 3 isoform X2, translated as MLRLRLLTWDVKDTLLRLRVPVGQSYSAEAQAFGLQVPAEALNHFFSQALTSHSQRFPNYGSGQGLSSKQWWLGVVLETFQLAGIHDTDVLWPVAEKLYRDFSSPKNWELVPGAIEMLQWCQQQGIPMAVVSNSDRRVQEILSRCNLRQYFQFVLTSEEVGFAKPDRRIFLEALHSAKVEPQLAAHIGDHYVNDYLAARKAGLHSFLFKMARGPIESDREVPENHLLSSLFDLQARIKKG; from the coding sequence ATGCTGAGACTTCGTCTTTTGACTTGGGATGTCAAGGACACACTGCTTCGGCTCCGGGTCCCCGTGGGGCAGAGTTACTCCGCCGAGGCCCAGGCCTTTGGCCTCCAGGTACCTGCTGAAGCGCTCAACCACTTCTTTTCCCAAGCTCTTACATCCCATAGCCAGCGTTTCCCCAACTATGGCTCCGGCCAGGGCCTCAGCTCCAAGCAGTGGTGGCTTGGGGTTGTCTTGGAGACCTTCCAGCTTGCCGGAATTCATGACACTGATGTTCTCTGGCCCGTAGCTGAAAAACTTTACCGGGATTTTAGCAGCCCAAAGAACTGGGAACTGGTCCCAGGTGCCATTGAGATGCTCCAGTGGTGCCAGCAACAGGGTATCCCCATGGCCGTGGTTTCCAACTCTGACCGGAGGGTGCAAGAGATTCTGAGCCGGTGTAACCTCCGACAATATTTTCAGTTTGTCTTAACCTCGGAAGAAGTGGGGTTTGCCAAGCCAGACCGGCGGATTTTTCTGGAAGCCCTCCACAGTGCCAAGGTGGAGCCCCAGCTGGCTGCTCACATTGGGGACCATTACGTGAATGACTATTTGGCTGCAAGGAAGGCTGGGCTGCACAGCTTCCTGTTTAAAATGGCCAGGGGTCCAATTGAGAGCGACAGGGAGGTGCCAGAAAACCACCTTCTATCTTCACTTTTTGATCTGCAGGCTCGGATAAAGAAAGGCTAA
- the HDHD3 gene encoding haloacid dehalogenase-like hydrolase domain-containing protein 3 isoform X1 — protein sequence MSPTFLFVLVLQAAVMLRLRLLTWDVKDTLLRLRVPVGQSYSAEAQAFGLQVPAEALNHFFSQALTSHSQRFPNYGSGQGLSSKQWWLGVVLETFQLAGIHDTDVLWPVAEKLYRDFSSPKNWELVPGAIEMLQWCQQQGIPMAVVSNSDRRVQEILSRCNLRQYFQFVLTSEEVGFAKPDRRIFLEALHSAKVEPQLAAHIGDHYVNDYLAARKAGLHSFLFKMARGPIESDREVPENHLLSSLFDLQARIKKG from the coding sequence ATGAGCCCCACTTTTCTCTTTGTTCTGGTGCTGCAGGCAGCCGTTATGCTGAGACTTCGTCTTTTGACTTGGGATGTCAAGGACACACTGCTTCGGCTCCGGGTCCCCGTGGGGCAGAGTTACTCCGCCGAGGCCCAGGCCTTTGGCCTCCAGGTACCTGCTGAAGCGCTCAACCACTTCTTTTCCCAAGCTCTTACATCCCATAGCCAGCGTTTCCCCAACTATGGCTCCGGCCAGGGCCTCAGCTCCAAGCAGTGGTGGCTTGGGGTTGTCTTGGAGACCTTCCAGCTTGCCGGAATTCATGACACTGATGTTCTCTGGCCCGTAGCTGAAAAACTTTACCGGGATTTTAGCAGCCCAAAGAACTGGGAACTGGTCCCAGGTGCCATTGAGATGCTCCAGTGGTGCCAGCAACAGGGTATCCCCATGGCCGTGGTTTCCAACTCTGACCGGAGGGTGCAAGAGATTCTGAGCCGGTGTAACCTCCGACAATATTTTCAGTTTGTCTTAACCTCGGAAGAAGTGGGGTTTGCCAAGCCAGACCGGCGGATTTTTCTGGAAGCCCTCCACAGTGCCAAGGTGGAGCCCCAGCTGGCTGCTCACATTGGGGACCATTACGTGAATGACTATTTGGCTGCAAGGAAGGCTGGGCTGCACAGCTTCCTGTTTAAAATGGCCAGGGGTCCAATTGAGAGCGACAGGGAGGTGCCAGAAAACCACCTTCTATCTTCACTTTTTGATCTGCAGGCTCGGATAAAGAAAGGCTAA